The proteins below are encoded in one region of Clostridium fermenticellae:
- a CDS encoding DUF1659 domain-containing protein: protein MAAKSTKLSSTLSIVEKTGLNKQGKEILKKVTLGKIAMDAADQDVYDVVKAVGDILTYPVNEIQKVDNTVITNA, encoded by the coding sequence ATGGCAGCAAAGTCAACAAAGCTTTCAAGTACACTTTCTATTGTAGAAAAGACAGGGCTTAACAAACAGGGTAAAGAGATACTTAAGAAAGTTACACTTGGCAAGATTGCAATGGATGCAGCAGATCAGGATGTATATGATGTAGTAAAAGCTGTAGGTGACATACTGACTTATCCTGTAAATGAAATTCAAAAAGTGGACAACACTGTAATTACTAACGCCTAG
- a CDS encoding ImmA/IrrE family metallo-endopeptidase, which translates to MSTVSKEYINDLAQQLYDALNLKPNFDIEELIKQLGGKIVHDNSIQSFIDDFDAKIVKANYDDEEQFIVTIADFKHMNRKRFSMAHELGHLFLHMNFLKKDYWCNNLDAVGSERYRYGHSMEEKEADEFAAAFLMPKNQFKCIAKENDYNIEKIAKIFGVSRQAATIRANNLKIDLVNS; encoded by the coding sequence ATGAGTACAGTATCAAAGGAGTATATTAATGATTTAGCTCAACAGTTATATGATGCTTTAAATCTTAAACCTAACTTTGATATTGAAGAATTAATCAAACAGTTAGGTGGAAAGATAGTTCATGATAATTCTATACAAAGCTTTATTGATGATTTCGATGCTAAGATAGTTAAAGCTAATTATGATGACGAAGAGCAGTTTATTGTAACAATAGCGGATTTTAAGCATATGAATAGAAAGAGATTTTCAATGGCACATGAACTAGGACATTTATTTTTGCACATGAATTTTTTGAAAAAAGATTATTGGTGTAATAATTTGGATGCTGTTGGTTCTGAACGTTATAGATATGGGCATAGTATGGAAGAAAAAGAAGCAGATGAGTTTGCCGCTGCGTTTTTGATGCCGAAGAATCAATTTAAGTGTATTGCAAAGGAAAATGATTATAATATTGAAAAAATAGCTAAAATTTTTGGAGTTTCCAGGCAAGCAGCCACTATTAGGGCTAATAATTTGAAAATTGATTTAGTGAATAGTTAA
- a CDS encoding DUF4365 domain-containing protein: protein MKEKNIGGYDKNYKYDRKAVNYLEGVLLESDLIIPHVESGDKLPNLDGYLELCKFAERKVIPIGRFDVQVKSLNHDYSNNNVRDNSKYSYKYSCDTKVVNVVLEAQTYNPVLLILVDSKNKHIFWKYMSMQYCLELDVGTQVEKTVYFDESDEITDSNKWYDILHNIYIKFSYAQQHEAENYFLLSDKKLKVPITVENMSDYLNNILDNELWFIKRVYFQDTWKIGIAYLDGDKGSFACVGLYKIKKGENDLFIKQFKEEGEYFCSIQYGESYSLEDIIRQTLERWINDFFKRDNYFLFLFPDIVLDELLFKDIDYAIAISETKDSTKKHVVLGWRGTSLSMEEFDDLVENIPESQRLLIHRLLIIRQELERRGINPICRPWEKIIDYHISKQEEHCIEYKEDIDRGKVDRNNMEQFLKRFEEFFIANKEKFGSCSEKVLELKNTYVLIVDDNMERYTYGVKESKIFSLEFYIKSKNESLYEEIINSFQSASKKYIRSGRGILIPGDYSWYKLWRIINRNLFLHYIGVKENHSIVTDYMTSM from the coding sequence ATGAAAGAAAAAAATATTGGTGGATATGATAAAAATTATAAATATGATAGGAAAGCAGTAAACTATTTAGAAGGCGTATTGTTAGAATCTGACCTTATTATACCTCATGTTGAGTCGGGAGATAAATTACCAAATTTGGATGGATATTTAGAGTTGTGTAAGTTTGCAGAACGAAAAGTTATCCCGATAGGACGATTTGATGTTCAAGTAAAATCTCTTAATCATGATTATAGTAATAATAATGTGCGCGATAATTCAAAGTATTCATACAAGTATTCTTGTGATACAAAGGTTGTGAATGTTGTCTTGGAAGCACAAACGTACAATCCTGTGCTTCTAATTTTGGTTGATAGTAAAAACAAACATATATTTTGGAAGTATATGTCTATGCAGTATTGTTTGGAATTAGATGTTGGAACACAAGTAGAGAAAACAGTTTATTTTGATGAATCTGATGAAATCACAGATTCTAACAAGTGGTACGATATATTACATAATATCTATATAAAGTTTTCTTATGCTCAACAACATGAAGCTGAAAACTATTTTTTGTTATCGGATAAGAAACTAAAAGTTCCAATTACAGTTGAAAATATGTCGGATTATCTAAATAATATTCTTGATAATGAATTATGGTTTATTAAACGAGTATACTTTCAGGATACATGGAAAATTGGAATAGCTTATTTAGATGGCGATAAAGGATCATTCGCTTGTGTTGGATTATATAAGATAAAAAAGGGTGAAAATGATTTATTTATAAAACAGTTCAAAGAAGAGGGGGAATATTTTTGCAGTATTCAGTATGGTGAAAGCTATAGTTTAGAGGATATTATTAGACAAACGCTAGAGAGATGGATCAATGATTTTTTCAAGAGAGATAACTATTTCTTGTTTTTATTCCCAGATATTGTGCTAGATGAGTTGCTTTTTAAAGACATTGATTATGCAATAGCGATATCAGAAACGAAAGACAGTACAAAGAAACATGTAGTTTTAGGGTGGCGTGGAACGAGTTTGTCAATGGAAGAATTTGATGACCTCGTTGAAAATATTCCAGAAAGTCAGCGTCTTCTAATTCACCGTCTTCTAATTATACGACAAGAGTTAGAAAGAAGAGGTATAAATCCTATATGTAGACCATGGGAAAAAATTATTGATTATCATATTTCAAAACAAGAAGAACATTGTATTGAATATAAAGAAGATATTGACCGGGGAAAAGTAGATAGAAATAATATGGAGCAATTTCTTAAACGATTTGAGGAGTTTTTTATTGCAAATAAAGAGAAATTTGGTAGTTGTTCAGAAAAGGTTCTTGAATTAAAGAATACATATGTATTAATTGTAGATGACAATATGGAAAGGTATACATATGGTGTAAAAGAATCAAAAATATTTTCTTTAGAATTTTATATTAAATCAAAAAATGAAAGCTTATACGAAGAAATAATTAATTCGTTTCAGTCTGCTTCAAAGAAATACATAAGATCAGGAAGAGGTATTCTTATTCCTGGTGATTATTCTTGGTATAAATTATGGAGAATTATTAATCGCAATCTTTTTCTGCATTATATCGGTGTAAAAGAAAATCATAGCATTGTAACTGATTATATGACATCTATGTGA
- a CDS encoding RNA polymerase sigma factor has translation MVTIEELVRKAKSGDKNSMDSIIVKFSCFIIKKVCKYNIPSYDFEDLVQHGYLSVIKAVRLYKIGKSSFTTYCTNSIVNNFNALLKGQIKHFREVQDEGVLSIQPYDFTLEDEVIAFDQAEKIKLALCKLQDIEIKIIKSVYMEGRTLKETAEVLNIKYRHAIEIKKSALNKLKKCLK, from the coding sequence GTGGTTACCATAGAAGAGCTTGTTAGAAAAGCCAAATCCGGCGACAAAAACTCCATGGATTCTATTATTGTAAAATTCAGCTGCTTCATAATAAAAAAAGTATGTAAATACAATATTCCTTCCTATGACTTTGAGGATCTAGTGCAGCATGGGTACCTCTCTGTAATAAAAGCAGTAAGACTCTACAAAATTGGAAAAAGCTCTTTTACAACTTACTGCACAAATTCCATAGTAAATAACTTCAATGCCCTTTTAAAAGGCCAGATAAAGCACTTTAGAGAAGTACAGGATGAAGGAGTGCTGTCAATTCAGCCCTATGACTTTACCCTTGAAGATGAAGTTATTGCATTTGATCAAGCAGAAAAGATAAAACTTGCACTTTGCAAACTTCAGGATATAGAAATAAAAATAATTAAATCCGTGTACATGGAAGGCAGGACACTTAAAGAAACCGCTGAAGTACTTAACATAAAATATAGACATGCTATAGAAATAAAAAAATCTGCCCTAAATAAACTGAAAAAATGTCTGAAATAG
- a CDS encoding DUF2922 domain-containing protein yields MANRLNMRFTTEEEGKYFSLSVDNVKEDANGQPSVTQEQVASLMDLIIAKKIFVTKNGALVGKKDTKVVTTDTKEFEMK; encoded by the coding sequence ATGGCAAACAGACTTAATATGAGGTTTACTACCGAGGAAGAAGGCAAATATTTTTCTTTGAGTGTGGACAACGTAAAAGAAGATGCAAATGGACAGCCTTCAGTTACCCAGGAACAAGTCGCATCTCTCATGGACCTTATAATTGCAAAGAAAATATTTGTTACTAAGAACGGTGCATTGGTTGGCAAGAAGGATACTAAGGTTGTAACAACAGACACAAAAGAATTTGAAATGAAATAG
- a CDS encoding peptidoglycan recognition protein family protein yields the protein MNIVNSNLSFRSTLNWGNNPEVVVLHHAGAKVCSIGDIHRWHLENGWCGCGYHYLVRKDGTVYMGRNEKAVGAHCPGYNSKSIGICAEGDFNVEIMGQTQYSALLELTRSMLSKYGINKIYGHRELYSTDCPGENFPLDRIRNEVAGGSGRLVYPGYLIKMNPDLKDNNVKAVQEKLMSRGYSVGRCGDDGFFGGGTLEAVKRFQRDSGLAVDGIVGINTWNRLFG from the coding sequence TTGAATATAGTAAATTCTAATTTGAGCTTTAGGAGCACTTTAAACTGGGGCAACAATCCAGAAGTAGTTGTGCTCCATCATGCAGGTGCAAAAGTGTGCAGCATAGGGGATATCCACAGGTGGCACCTTGAAAATGGATGGTGCGGATGCGGTTATCACTATCTTGTGAGGAAAGACGGTACTGTATATATGGGAAGAAATGAGAAGGCTGTAGGAGCCCACTGTCCAGGATATAATTCTAAATCCATAGGGATATGTGCTGAAGGAGATTTTAATGTTGAGATTATGGGTCAAACACAGTACAGTGCATTATTAGAATTAACCCGCTCCATGTTAAGCAAATATGGAATAAATAAAATATATGGACACAGGGAGCTTTATTCTACAGACTGTCCTGGAGAGAATTTTCCGCTGGACAGAATAAGAAATGAGGTTGCAGGAGGCAGTGGCAGGTTAGTTTATCCAGGATATCTTATAAAGATGAATCCTGATTTGAAGGATAACAATGTAAAGGCTGTTCAGGAAAAGCTTATGAGTAGAGGTTACAGCGTTGGAAGATGCGGCGATGATGGATTCTTTGGAGGGGGTACCCTGGAGGCTGTTAAGAGGTTTCAGAGAGACAGCGGACTTGCAGTTGATGGTATTGTTGGGATTAATACGTGGAATAGGTTGTTTGGATAA
- a CDS encoding HsdM family class I SAM-dependent methyltransferase yields MAKSIEEQIEDWGKKQLSETKYYTKTENINPEIENALKNAPSKSGGKGTNYPDIKLFIETKTMRKIPVMIEVKGTKGSFIKTNDIGEIYNKKKDGTPNFTNINKYAVNGAIHYANAIIENTTSYKEVIAIGLNGYDEPTGRIIELDVYYVSLDNYCIPKKIGAYTDLSFLLPKNIDSFIEEVDKSSLTEEEVEAKAKEFENEIEIKLKKLNQVMQDDLKISVGSRVELVTGMIMAALGVEGKVAPLEIADLKGETGARTNDGHVIINKIDSFLAERNLPQEKKDMIINDLSRVFIYSDLWQTVNGESKLKTVYTSVKNDIMPIFTSAKHLDFTGRLFNVLNAWVDIPDSDKNDVVLTPRYITDLMAKIAQVNKDSYVWDYAVGSAGFLISSMKLMIKDAEERIKSPKELSKKIANIKYQQLLGIEKRSDIYLLAVLNMILMGDGSSNIIHKDSLTEYSGNYEQGVLNGQVYPANVFLLNPPYSAQGKGFIFVEKALNRMSNGKAVILIQENAGSGSGLPYTKRILKHNTLLASIHLADIFRGKAGVQVAIYVFNIGTPHDIHQMVKFIDFSNDGYTRQNRKKSSQETNLKNTDNAIERYEELVNIVLYGKSYLHYFTEDEYIEDTITLNGDDWTFKQHQIIETIPTEDDLRNTVKEYLSWKVSMIIRGNMND; encoded by the coding sequence ATGGCAAAAAGCATAGAAGAACAAATTGAAGATTGGGGCAAGAAGCAACTGAGCGAAACAAAGTACTACACCAAAACAGAAAATATCAACCCTGAAATAGAAAATGCCCTAAAAAATGCACCTTCTAAAAGTGGCGGTAAAGGTACAAATTATCCAGATATTAAATTATTTATCGAAACAAAGACCATGCGTAAGATTCCGGTAATGATCGAAGTAAAAGGCACTAAGGGATCATTTATTAAAACAAATGATATCGGAGAAATATACAATAAGAAGAAAGACGGAACACCGAATTTTACCAATATAAATAAGTATGCTGTCAATGGTGCTATTCATTATGCAAATGCAATAATAGAGAATACAACCAGTTATAAGGAAGTAATTGCAATAGGTTTGAATGGCTATGATGAACCAACCGGAAGAATTATTGAGCTGGATGTTTATTATGTATCATTAGACAATTACTGTATCCCCAAGAAAATAGGTGCTTATACGGATTTATCTTTCCTTCTTCCTAAAAACATTGATAGTTTCATAGAAGAAGTAGATAAGTCAAGCCTTACTGAAGAAGAAGTCGAAGCAAAGGCAAAAGAATTTGAAAATGAAATTGAGATCAAACTGAAAAAATTAAATCAAGTTATGCAGGACGATCTAAAAATTTCTGTTGGTTCAAGGGTAGAGCTTGTAACTGGTATGATTATGGCTGCTCTTGGTGTAGAAGGAAAAGTTGCACCGCTAGAAATTGCAGACCTTAAAGGTGAAACCGGCGCAAGAACTAATGATGGTCATGTAATAATCAACAAAATAGATTCTTTCTTAGCAGAACGTAACCTTCCGCAAGAAAAGAAAGATATGATTATTAACGACCTTTCACGTGTATTTATATACTCTGATTTATGGCAAACCGTTAATGGAGAAAGCAAATTAAAAACTGTCTATACAAGCGTTAAAAATGATATTATGCCTATTTTTACATCAGCAAAGCATTTGGATTTTACTGGCAGATTGTTCAATGTATTAAATGCATGGGTTGATATTCCAGATAGTGATAAAAATGATGTGGTATTAACTCCACGTTATATTACTGATCTTATGGCAAAGATTGCGCAAGTCAACAAGGATAGTTATGTATGGGATTATGCAGTTGGTTCTGCTGGCTTCTTAATATCTTCTATGAAGCTAATGATTAAGGATGCAGAGGAACGTATAAAAAGCCCAAAAGAACTAAGTAAAAAAATAGCGAATATTAAGTATCAACAGCTTTTAGGTATTGAAAAGCGGTCTGATATTTATTTGTTAGCAGTCTTAAATATGATCCTTATGGGAGATGGTTCTTCTAACATCATCCACAAGGATAGCTTGACCGAATATAGCGGTAATTATGAACAAGGTGTATTGAATGGTCAAGTATATCCAGCTAATGTATTTTTACTAAATCCACCTTATTCTGCACAAGGTAAAGGCTTTATTTTTGTAGAAAAAGCATTAAATCGCATGTCAAATGGCAAAGCTGTTATCTTAATACAAGAAAATGCAGGTAGCGGAAGTGGTTTACCATATACTAAGAGAATACTTAAACATAATACCCTTCTTGCAAGTATCCACCTGGCAGATATTTTTAGAGGAAAAGCAGGTGTTCAGGTTGCCATATACGTTTTTAATATTGGAACTCCGCATGATATTCATCAAATGGTAAAATTTATTGATTTTTCTAATGATGGATACACCAGACAAAACAGAAAAAAGTCAAGTCAAGAAACCAATTTAAAAAACACAGATAATGCAATTGAAAGATACGAAGAACTTGTTAATATTGTACTTTATGGAAAATCTTATCTTCATTACTTTACTGAGGATGAATATATAGAAGATACTATTACATTAAATGGAGATGATTGGACTTTTAAACAACATCAAATAATTGAAACCATACCTACTGAAGATGATTTGAGGAATACTGTCAAAGAATATCTTAGTTGGAAAGTTTCTATGATAATTAGAGGTAATATGAATGATTAA
- a CDS encoding transcriptional regulator, whose protein sequence is MDTETFKNIEGQLYDHFIKLKETAYLEQECEELKVQADNIEFDIKQCNVSVDPERHMSPLLTEKVQVTYNNESAAEKGIIKEIENLEHELDYVKRKVFENRSRIRELNRGTAKLKKVLSTPPLPKEFMDFIIYRYKLNKSVTWIANEMYGGVRSTAYRRRKEVINYIWELDMAKITISKAV, encoded by the coding sequence ATGGACACGGAAACATTTAAAAATATAGAAGGCCAATTATATGACCACTTTATAAAATTGAAGGAGACAGCCTATTTAGAGCAGGAATGTGAGGAACTTAAAGTACAGGCAGATAATATTGAATTTGATATAAAACAATGTAATGTAAGTGTTGATCCAGAAAGACATATGAGTCCGCTCCTTACAGAAAAGGTACAAGTTACTTATAATAATGAGAGTGCAGCGGAAAAAGGCATTATAAAAGAAATAGAAAATTTAGAGCATGAATTGGATTATGTGAAAAGAAAGGTATTTGAAAATAGATCAAGGATAAGAGAATTAAACAGGGGAACCGCTAAATTAAAAAAAGTTCTCTCAACTCCTCCGCTGCCCAAAGAATTTATGGATTTTATTATTTACAGATACAAGTTAAATAAGAGTGTCACCTGGATAGCTAATGAAATGTATGGGGGAGTTAGGAGTACCGCATATAGGAGAAGAAAAGAGGTTATAAATTACATATGGGAGTTGGATATGGCTAAAATTACCATATCTAAGGCTGTTTGA
- a CDS encoding Kiwa anti-phage protein KwaB-like domain-containing protein produces MPYRRILNEVQQQLVSDENNLCLFLQTNNDIYSFRSELTPDQQLDIIQPIGNYLKDKEYDQYDPLEIRPNTIYYILNKMEESQSLNNILNLNHQIECGDVKRATIKTIENDKIKLIIFKKDRFLFLYRYDSRKLFKQGWKAKFDKEEAVVQKEDDSILVLSKTIPDIILDASGIFAFILNVTQAEYILEIDSLFVSALNNASSNLREYNLMKSDTIESFISEVSKKNNYMRKLHKIEATHSYQYFHNNINSIPEVLKLYNLNVKFDEQNGMIIFDDETDVSDVLHLFADDYVKRYISQKDDVIK; encoded by the coding sequence ATGCCATATAGAAGAATTTTAAATGAAGTACAGCAACAATTAGTGAGTGATGAGAATAATTTATGTTTGTTTTTACAGACAAATAATGACATATATTCATTTAGAAGTGAATTAACACCAGATCAACAATTAGATATAATTCAGCCTATAGGTAATTATCTTAAAGACAAAGAGTATGATCAATATGATCCATTGGAAATAAGGCCTAATACTATTTATTATATTTTAAATAAAATGGAAGAAAGTCAATCATTAAACAATATTTTAAATTTAAATCATCAGATTGAATGTGGGGATGTTAAAAGAGCAACTATCAAAACTATTGAGAATGATAAAATTAAACTTATTATATTTAAAAAAGATAGATTTTTGTTTTTGTATAGATATGATTCAAGAAAATTATTTAAACAGGGATGGAAAGCCAAATTCGATAAAGAGGAGGCTGTAGTACAGAAAGAAGATGATAGTATACTAGTACTTTCAAAGACGATACCGGACATTATATTAGATGCTAGTGGAATATTTGCTTTTATACTAAATGTTACTCAAGCTGAATATATTTTGGAAATAGATTCATTGTTTGTGAGCGCATTAAATAATGCCTCTAGTAATTTAAGAGAATATAATTTAATGAAGAGTGATACTATTGAAAGTTTTATAAGTGAAGTATCTAAAAAAAATAACTATATGAGGAAACTTCATAAAATAGAAGCTACTCATTCATATCAGTATTTCCATAATAATATTAATAGCATACCAGAAGTTTTAAAATTGTATAATTTAAATGTTAAATTTGATGAACAAAATGGAATGATTATATTTGATGATGAAACAGATGTTAGTGATGTATTACATTTATTTGCAGATGATTATGTTAAAAGGTATATTAGTCAAAAAGATGATGTGATAAAGTAA